The genomic interval GAAAACCCACCTGATTCTCATCAGCGACCTCTACGAAGGCGGCAATGCTGACAACCTGAAAAGCCGGATCGCCAACCTGATCCGTCAGGATGTCAATGTCATCACCCTGCTGGCACTCAATGACGATGGCCGTCCATCCTATGACGCGGAAATGGCCGCTCATTTTGCCGCACTCGGATCACCGGTCTTTGCCTGTACGCCAGATCAATTCCCTGACCTCATGGCAACCGCTCTGAAGCGTGAGGATATTCTAAGCTGGGCAGCAGATCAGGATATCAAGGCCATTCGGGCAGACAGTGCGGGTTGATCGTGTGACGGTGAGCGTTTTTGATTTCAATATGAGTGGAGAACGGCATCGGGAAGTTGCTGACGATGCCGCCGGACGAATAGCCTGCTAACCAAAAAATCAGGCTGAGACTTATCAGCCTGAGATAAAAATTATGATCCTGACAAAAATGATTTTCATGAATCCGCTTATCGTGCCCGCCACTTCTTCCAGATGGGCGTCTGAGTCACCAGAACCAACACAATGATGCTCAACAGCACAATGGATAACGGACTTTTCAGCAGCTCCTGAAAAAAACCTCCCAAATCCCCTCGTTCAGAAAGAATGGCCCGACGCCAGTTTTCATCCATCAGACGGCTGAGTATCACCCCAAGGATCACCGGACCCACCTGATAGCCATATATCTTCATGAAATAACCTAAAATACCGAATCCCAGCATCCACCAGACATCCACTATAGAAGTATTAATGGAGTAAGCACCGACAATGGACAGTAAAAAAATAAGTGGAATCAGTATGCCTTTTGGACACTCGACAATCCTGGAAAACAGCTTAATACCCGTAAGACCGAAGATCAGCACGAACACATTGGCCAGTGTCAGATTGCCGACTGTAAACCAGAACATTTCCGGTTTTTCAGTCAACAATAACGGCCCGGGATTCAGACCATGAATAAACAGTGCACCGATAAACACCGCCGTCACTGCATCGCCTGGAATGCCAAGCGTCAACATAGGAATGTAAGCACCGCCGACAGCGGCATTGTTTGCGGACTCAGGTGCGACCAATCCTTCTTTGGCCCCCTGACCAAATGGCACTTTGGGGTTCTTGGTGACACGCTTGGCATGGTCATACGCCATCAACGCGGCAATATCACCGCCGGTGCCCGGCAGCGCACCAATAATCACTCCCAATAGCGAAGACTGAGCACTCAGTGGCAGGTACTTTTTTACATCGGCCCATGAAGGCAGAATCTTAGCTAACTTCTGTTTGATAACCGGTCGATCAAGATGATGCAACTGCATCAATGCTTCCGAGACACCAAACAATCCGATCATCACTGCAATCGGGTTAATACCATTCCAAAGATCGACGACACCAAAGGTAAAACGTTCTTCAGCCGTCAGCGGGTCCAGGCCGACAGTCCCTAACAACATACCAAAAGCACCGGCAAAAATACCCTTCGCGAGACTGTTTCCGGATAATGATCCGACCAGCATAATGCCCAATATGCCGAGCATCATATAATCACGCGGCTGAAAGGTCAGTGCGAACTCACTGACAAATGGCGCTGCGATGGCCAGGACAAATATGCCAATAAAACCACCGATGACCGACATGATCGTTGATAACCCAATCGCCTGACCGGCTTCGCCCTTCTTGGCGAGCGGATAACCGTCCAGCGCGGTTGCAATGGCAGAAGGGGCTCCTGGAATATTCAGCAATATGGCAGTGCGGGCACCACCATAAACACCTCCCATATAGATGCCAACCATCAAACACAGAGCATTATTGACATCCCATGAGAAGGTAAAAGAAATCAGTATGGACACCGCCATCGTGACGGAGAGACCGGGTATGGCACCTATGTAGATACCCAGAAACGTCCCAAGCGCCGTTAATAACAATAACTGTGGAGACACCCAGGTGATGGCAAAATAATGCATCGCTTCCAGCATGTACTAACTCCCTACAGACACAAACAGTTGTTCAAACCAGGCGATAATCGCACGCTCCGGTATCCACCCCTCTGGCAGAATAACCTTAAAAACCAGCCTGAAAACAACGTAAATAATGATCAGGGAAAATATCGAAATCACCAGAGACCGGCCAAAACCAACGCCATTCAAGCCGGCAATGGTCAGAGTCAGAAACACCAGAGCAGTTACCAGAAATCCGACAGATTCAAGCACCACGGAGAAGACCAGCATACAACCAATCACCGCGGCAACAGTACGGGGTATGATCCAATCGAAAAATCGGGTCAGGGATATTTCTCCTTTCGGGCGTTGCAGGTTATGAATGCAAAAGACACAACTTGATACCACCATTATGGCAGAGGCTGCCATTGGAAACGCGCCTGGAGAACTCAACGAAGAAAAGCCGGAGATAGCATAGGATTGCCAGAGAAGTAACAGGCTGAGAGCCAGTAGAAAAAAACCAAAAACAATTTCTCCTGGTTTGGTGACAGGTTGGTCAGACATAAATATACCTATGATTTATGGATTCTCTGAGAAAGACGGTCCTGGCGCTGATCGATATTATCGATACCTTTACCCTGGCATAAATGATTGCCATGTTAATCTCATTCAGATATCAGAATGACAGGCGGTCGTTTTTGTTCTTCTAAATACCCGATATATCCTTACATCGAAAACAAAACGACACCCGTCATGAAGTCCGGAT from Gynuella sunshinyii YC6258 carries:
- a CDS encoding tripartite tricarboxylate transporter permease, translated to MLEAMHYFAITWVSPQLLLLTALGTFLGIYIGAIPGLSVTMAVSILISFTFSWDVNNALCLMVGIYMGGVYGGARTAILLNIPGAPSAIATALDGYPLAKKGEAGQAIGLSTIMSVIGGFIGIFVLAIAAPFVSEFALTFQPRDYMMLGILGIMLVGSLSGNSLAKGIFAGAFGMLLGTVGLDPLTAEERFTFGVVDLWNGINPIAVMIGLFGVSEALMQLHHLDRPVIKQKLAKILPSWADVKKYLPLSAQSSLLGVIIGALPGTGGDIAALMAYDHAKRVTKNPKVPFGQGAKEGLVAPESANNAAVGGAYIPMLTLGIPGDAVTAVFIGALFIHGLNPGPLLLTEKPEMFWFTVGNLTLANVFVLIFGLTGIKLFSRIVECPKGILIPLIFLLSIVGAYSINTSIVDVWWMLGFGILGYFMKIYGYQVGPVILGVILSRLMDENWRRAILSERGDLGGFFQELLKSPLSIVLLSIIVLVLVTQTPIWKKWRAR
- a CDS encoding tripartite tricarboxylate transporter TctB family protein; the protein is MSDQPVTKPGEIVFGFFLLALSLLLLWQSYAISGFSSLSSPGAFPMAASAIMVVSSCVFCIHNLQRPKGEISLTRFFDWIIPRTVAAVIGCMLVFSVVLESVGFLVTALVFLTLTIAGLNGVGFGRSLVISIFSLIIIYVVFRLVFKVILPEGWIPERAIIAWFEQLFVSVGS